CTTTTGTTTCCGATATCATATAAATAATGATCCGCCCAATTAACTAAAATCATTATTATTTTATGTGTAATTTTTTTTTATTTTGACCATTTCCTTAAAACTATATTAAATTTTACATATTTTAATTAGAATATTTTTAATATCTTTACCTTTTTATTTGAAATGTAACTCAATTTTTTTTAAAAAAATTATAACAAAATATTTAAAAAATATTTTTAGAATTTTTTTGAAAAATATGAAAATTACATTTTAAATTAAAATTATCCTAAAATATGATAAGTTTTGATGTAAACGAAAACTCAAATTATGTCAAAAATAATTATATTCAATGATAATAACAATTTAAATTGATTATTTTTAAAAAAATACATTTACAAAAATATTGTTTGAAAGAAAATTCATTTCCCTTTTAAATATAAAATGAAAATATTATAATTAAATAACAAAAAATATAAATAAAAACTATAAATTTAGCAAATGACAAATGAGTTATGAGCAAATAATACCATATAATTTTTAAAAACATAGCCATTCTTAAATATTTTTTTAATTCAATCAACTGAAAATAATATCCGTACAATTGTGTGAGTCAAATTCTAGTTTTATTGATGCATGTTATATATTAGTGCTGTATATTTTAGGTAACATTTTAATGATGCACGTTTTTTTAAATCTCCATTATTAAAATTATGCACGTAAGGATAACTCATGAGTTTTTTTTGTTGATAAAATGACATTATGTCCAAATTTATTTAAGGATATTTCATTAAGGTAACTGAAAAAGTCAAACAATAAAATAGAATGTTTAAATTCATTTAAGCATATTTCATTAATGTAACTGAAAAGACAAGTAATAAATTAGGTAGTTTTTTCGTTTTAGGATATTTCATAAATGCAACTGAAAAAGACAAAGAAAAAAATATGGAGTTTAATTAATAAAATAAGAACATTTTCAAATGGGTCTTTTAATAATATAGATGAAATGATATAACCCAAATCATTTTTAGAGAAGATATATCTTTTTTTAGCAACTGAGAAGATATGTCTATATAATTAATTCTCCACCATACGAGGTGAATGACACCACAGCCATTTCCTTCTTGAGAAAAAGATTAATAAAAGAAATATGAAAATTTGTTTACAGAATGAGTTAGAACTTTCAATAAAAACCAATCAAAATATCTTCTAGGGATGGTGAGTATAATCCAAACCAAGAACAAGAAACCAATTAGTTTTCCTCTTAATGTGCAATGACACTACATGGAAGAGAGATAATGGCGACACGTGGCAATTCTAGGTTAACATACGTGGCAGGGTAACAGACAAAATAGTATTAACAATTAAAAAAACCACAAACAAAATTAGAAAAAGAGGTAAAGAAGCAGCGGTGGGTACACCGTACCTTTCTCAACGGCTGCTTTTTATTTTCTTTTATTTATCAAAATTTCTCTTTAAGCTAAAATTAAAATAAAATTGAGAATAATGCCAAGCTGGCACCTCACACGTGCCCATGCGACCCTAGTATCCCGGCAACTCCATCACACGTGGACCACAGATCCCACACTTGAACATAGGAGATTTCGGTTATTTTCTCGGTCGGTTCAGATTCGGTTCGATTTGGTTAGTTTGATTCTAGTATTTTTCCAAGTGAAATAAACCATAGTTAGTTTGGTTTGGTTCAGTTCGATTTGTGTTCGATTCAGTTTATATTCGGTTCGGTTTCCATTTGGTTCGGTTTGATTTATTTTTTGGATCAGTTTATTTAGGTTTTTTTTAGTTTAATTTTTTTAAGATAAATTATGTTTTAAAGCATAAATTATGTAAACTATGTGAACTAAATTCAATATAAAACTGAAGCAAAAACTTTTAAAAAGTCATAAAAATATATAAGCATTTAAACAAATGAAAGTTAACTAAAATAAAAAAACCAACATTATTAGTAATTTCGTTTATATCATTATTAAAAAGCTTGCAATAAATCATCTTCCATGTGACGCTGTGGAGAATAACTTTTGTTTTTAATAAAACTTGCTTTAGGTTTTAGGTTTTAGGTTTAAATTTAACATCCATGTTTACATATATAAGAATATAAAGATACAAACTTTTCTAGTTTTTAAAATCAAATATTTTAATAATTATATATTCGGTTAGAATAATATATGTTATAAATGAAAAATGGAAAATATGTAGTATGGTATTAGAATTTTAGTATATTGGTATTACTAATATTTTTAATTTAAATAATTACAAAAACACATCGGTTTCTCGGTTCGGTTCGGTTTAAAACCGAACCATTTGAATTGGAGAAATCTTCAACTGAATGGTTTGAAATAGATTTTGGTTCGGTTGGTTCGGTTTAACTCGGTTGGGTTCGGTTTTTTTGTCAACCCCTACTTTAACATTTGTCATTTTGACACGTGGCATTGTTAGTGCCGTCTGTACTCTGCCTCATTTACGGATTCGCCCCGTTGGAATCTAACGGACCTGTCCAAGTCTGTCCCAACGGATAAGGCATTCTTCAAATTTTTGTTGGCATCTTCCGTTTTTTAAATAAATAACTTTTTTTGTTCAGAAATTCTGAGCCTTGGCGTTTTCAAATTCATGCATGCATAGCAGTTATTTTGTAGTTTTATTAAACATAAAATGAGTAATTTCCCAATCTACTACAACGAATTAATGGCATGTTTTTTTTGGGGGGTTAAATGATACTGGGATGTTCCAAATACTCCATCCGTTCTCGAAAGTAAGATTTTCTAAAGTTTATTTTTGTTCTATAAAAATAGATTTTCTATATTTTAAAGGTATTTTGTATATTTTTTAGAAACTTTAATTATGAATATTTGAATTGATTAAATTTTATTGGTGGATAATTATTGGAAAGTGTATTGAAAAGTAAATTGTAGATTAAATTGTAAATATTTATTATTTTCTTAATAAACGTGAAAACTCTAGAAAATCTTACTTTCGGGAACAAGAGAGTATAAAATTGAGATCTGATCTAACATACAATGATCGTTTGTTTGAAAACGATACGAATAATTTAAGAGGGTCACAAGATGCACAACTCTTGTCACATGAGCCACCCCTTTTGATGTACCACAATTTTGGCGTTTATACATTAAACACACATTGGCATTTACGTATGTATTCACACACTACATACAATGAATCTTCCACGGTTTCTTACACCAAACACTTTTGTTACCAATATAGATTTACTTGTCGTCAGTTTTGACCACTAATATGAAGAAAAAAAACGACAAGAGTTAGGCGAAACAAGAGAGAAACAACAATTTATAGTAAAAAAATAAAATAAAAGAACGTAAATGAGGTAGATATACAGATTTTAGTCATTTTACAGATGTCGTTGTCAAATCTTTTTTTTTCTAATTAAGAAACTTCTTTAATGGTGACTGGTCAGCCGGATAACCGAAGTATCCTCATGCTTAATGTTTTTCTTTTGCCTTTAATAATAAACAATGCTATCTAGAAAACAACAAAACCACAATTAGAAAATAAATAAATAAAAAACACATCACATCTTCCTCTCTGTTCTCTATAAATTAGCAGACAAGGGTGGTGTTGGTTTCTGCTTTGATATTTGTTTTTTAGTTTTCCCCTCTCTGGTGTTACAAAAAAAAAAAAGTTTTCCCCTCTCTGTGAAACCGTATATTAAAACCCTTCACAACCTCCCATTACTTCTTCCACCACCATCTTTCACGTTTTTAAACGCTCCCTTCTGAATCGCCCATTTAATAGCTTTGAACCAGTTTCGATGGCCGTTGAAGCACACCATCTTAATCCTTTATTTTCTTCCAACAGGTATGTGTTCTTCTCATTCTCTCCTCTTTGTTATTTTCTACGTTTTTTTTTCAACAAAACCTAACGTTACGGCTTGTTTTCTTTACAGAGAAATGATGTATCCCGTTGAAGCAAACGGTTTAGTCTACACAAACCAGATCAGATACAACACTCTTCCAGCGACTGCGATGCCATTTAACCCTACCATGGAATGTCAAACTTCTACGTTTAATCCCATTTACGACACATCACCGGTTGATTTTTTGGTTCATCAGTCCATGAAACCAACAATCCATTCCGTTGATAGTTCTGTCACACACAACAGCGACAATAATAATGGCAACAACGTTAACTATCTTCCTCCTGTGTCGTCTTTGAGAAAACGCCCCAGAGAAGAATCGGTTGTTGAAAACCCTATGCCAAGCCAGAAACGTTGCACCGATCCTCTCATGTTCCTAGGACAAGACTTGTCTTCTAACGTCCAACGCCACAACTTAGATATCGACCGCTTGATCTCTAATCATGTAAGTGTTATTAATTATTAAACATTTTTATAACTTAATTTTTTGCTGGTTCATATCGACTGATGATGTTTGACAATATTTTTATTAGGTCGAGATAATAAGAATGGGGATTGAAGAGAAGAGAAAACATCAAGTTAGGAAGATAATGGAAGCTATTGAGCAAGGGTTGATGAAGACACTTAGAGCCAAAGACGATGAGATCAATCACATAGGCAAACTCAACCTCTTTCTTGAAGAGAAGGTTAAGTCTCTCACTGTAGAGAATCAGTTATGGCGTGACATGGCACAGTCTAATGAAGCCACCGTAAACTCCCTACGGTCCAATCTCCAACAAGTCCTCGCCGCAGTGGAACGTAACCGCTGGGAGGAGCCTACAACTGCTGATGACGCGCAGTCTTGTTGCGGAAGCAACGACGAGGGTGATAGTACGATGATGCGCACGGTTTCAAGTACGATGTGTAGAGGCTGTGGGAAAGGAGAAGCTAGTGTGTTACTGTTACCATGCAGACACATGTGTCTATGCAGTGTGTGTGGTTCTTCGATTAACACTTGTCCAATCTGTAAATCTCCGAAGAACGCTAGTCTTCATGTTAATCTTTCCTAACAATACTCAGCAAATTGTAAATGTCCTAAAATAGTAAATAGTTGAAACAGTATTAAAAAAAAATCGTGGTTTTTAAAACTGTACCAATAGTGATGATGATGGAGCACGAATCTTTGACATGTGTGTCAGTTCTTTAATGTAGAAGGGGGTTCACGAGGGTCATCCTGTTGCTGAAAATCGTGGGTTAGGTTTATACCCACTTTCCAATGTCATATTGCAACAAAAAAAAGTGGCAAGTTTCGTGGTTCAACTACTAGTCTTTCTCCCATATATCAACGTCACTTTTCACGAGATGGGTTTTCACTAGCATATACTTTCGTTGAAACGTTACAAGTCTTTGTGTTTTTCTAGAAATTTTATTATTATTCGATACGAAAAGTAAAAGTAAGTGGTCGAAATCGTGGGTTATGAGTGACAGACCAGTAAACTAAAAGCAAAGATGAAATAAAAAAAGCCATTTCAACTTTTTCCTCTATACTCGAGAGAACTGATGCTCAAAGAGACTGAAGGAGTGGGTCAAGTGCAAGCTAGCCAGTGGTAGATTTTAAGCGCAGGTTAGAAAAGAAACAAAAGTTTGACTAGCCGTTACGAAATCGCATTAAACTGACGTGGAAGACGCGCGCAAATGTCGCTGTGACAAAGAGTGGGTCCAATGTTGAGTAGTTTCCAACTTATCCTGTTTATATTAATATAATAATATATCTCATTAATATAACATTTTCGAGGGCAAAAAATAAATAAAGGAGAATTGTAAAATCATAAGGTAAAGAGAGAGTTCCACCAAAACCTCTATTATCTAATGATTTTAACTAGGAGTTTTATTCTTGGCTTTGGTTATATTCCATCAAGTATGTGACATAAGCATATTTTATATCTGGACCAAAAATATTCGAAATACTCGTGAAAAGGAAAAAAAAGTCGTATATATTAATCTTTTGGAGTTATATATTCGTACGGGAGTGAAAACTTAAATGCTGATACGATAGGGTTAAAAGAGTTTTGGATTATAACGTAGTTTAACGTGTTAAAAAGGTTACATGAACTGATAGATTGGCTTATGGAAATAAGAAAATAGAATTAAAGAATCGATGTGCGTAAATAACAAGCTTGTGTTGTCCCTTTCATATCAAATAAACGCATTTCAATAAATAAATAAAAACTGTATATATTACACCCAACATAATCACCACATCATCTTCGTATTTAAATACCCTATCTGTTTGTTACTCCCTCTCCCTCTGTTCTTAAACATCCAAGATTTAGAAAAAAAATTATTTCAAAAAAATACATTTTTCATATTTTCAATGCATAAACTAAATGTAAATTGTAAACTTAAAAAAACATAAATGTATTTATTAAAATTCTATTGATTAAAAC
This sequence is a window from Brassica oleracea var. oleracea cultivar TO1000 chromosome C1, BOL, whole genome shotgun sequence. Protein-coding genes within it:
- the LOC106317902 gene encoding probable BOI-related E3 ubiquitin-protein ligase 3: MAVEAHHLNPLFSSNREMMYPVEANGLVYTNQIRYNTLPATAMPFNPTMECQTSTFNPIYDTSPVDFLVHQSMKPTIHSVDSSVTHNSDNNNGNNVNYLPPVSSLRKRPREESVVENPMPSQKRCTDPLMFLGQDLSSNVQRHNLDIDRLISNHVEIIRMGIEEKRKHQVRKIMEAIEQGLMKTLRAKDDEINHIGKLNLFLEEKVKSLTVENQLWRDMAQSNEATVNSLRSNLQQVLAAVERNRWEEPTTADDAQSCCGSNDEGDSTMMRTVSSTMCRGCGKGEASVLLLPCRHMCLCSVCGSSINTCPICKSPKNASLHVNLS